From Microcebus murinus isolate Inina chromosome 15, M.murinus_Inina_mat1.0, whole genome shotgun sequence, the proteins below share one genomic window:
- the H1-1 gene encoding histone H1.1 has protein sequence MSETAPSAPAASMALEKPSAGKKAKKPVKAVASAKKKAVGPSLSELIVQAVSSSKERSGVSLAALKKTLAAAGYDVEKNNSRIKLGLKSLVNKGTLVQTKGTGASGSFKLNKKASSVEAKPSVSKVATKPRATGASKKPKKATGAAAKKSVKTPKKAKKPVVAKKPSKSPKKSKAVKPKKVAKSPAKAVKPKATKVKVTKPKTAAKPKKAAPKKK, from the coding sequence ATGTCGGAGACGGCACCATCCGCTCCAGCTGCTTCCATGGCTCTTGAAAAGCCTTCAGCTGGCAAGAAGGCGAAGAAACCTGTGAAAGCTGTAGCATCCGCTAAGAAAAAAGCCGTTGGTCCCTCCCTGTCGGAGTTGATCGTGCAGGCTGTTTCCTCGTCCAAGGAGCGCAGCGGCGTGTCCCTGGCTGCTCTCAAGAAGACGCTGGCGGCTGCTGGCTACGATGTGGAGAAGAACAACAGCCGCATCAAGCTGGGCCTTAAGAGCTTGGTGAACAAGGGCACGCTGGTGCAGACTAAGGGCACCGGCGCCTCTGGGTCTTTCAAGCTCAACAAGAAAGCATCCTCTGTGGAAGCCAAGCCCAGCGTCTCAAAGGTGGCAACAAAACCCAGGGCAACAGGCGCTTCTAAGAAGCCCAAAAAGGCCACGGGGGCTGCTGCTAAAAAGAGCGTCAAGACTCCGAAAAAGGCTAAAAAGCCTGTGGTAGCAAAAAAGCCCTCCAAGAGTCCCAAGAAGTCCAAAGCTGTGAAGCCCAAGAAAGTAGCAAAGAGCCCCGCTAAGGCTGTAAAGCCCAAAGCAACTAAGGTGAAGGTGACTAAGCCAAAGACTGCTGCCAAACCCAAGAAGGCAGCAcccaagaaaaagtaa